DNA from Selenomonadales bacterium:
TGCGAAATGGTACCGCTTCAACAAGTATCCGAAAGACTATGAATGTTGGTGGGGCTTCGGCGAACTGCCGAACGTCGATGAGATGTGCGAAGACTATCGTGCATACATCATCTCGGATCGTGACAGCGTCCTTCACAGTTGGCACAAAGCAGGCATCAAAGGCTGGCGTCTTGATGTCGCCGACGAACTGCCCGAAGAATTTATCAAAGAATTCTACCGCGAGCTGAAAGCTGCCGACCCCGACAACATCCTCCTCGGCGAAGTCTGGGAAGATGCCTCGAACAAAGTCAGCTACGGCATGCGCAGAGAATACTTCCTCGGCGATGACCTCGACAGCGTCATGAACTACCCGTTCAGAAACATCGTCCTCGACTTCTTCGGCGGAAAAGCTACTGCTCATGAAGCAGGCGCGCGACTTCTTTCCCTTGCGGAAAATTATCCTGCGCACTACTTCTACGCAACGATGAACCTTGTAGGCAGTCACGACGTCGAACGTGCGCTCACCGTGCTCGGCGAAGCACCTGCGGAAGCGACGATGACAGCATTCAAACGCAGTCGCTATCAATTAAGCGAAAAAGCGTACGCCAAAGCCAAAGCACGCCTCAAGCTCGCATCTCTCATGCAGATGACGATGCCGGGCGTACCGAGCATCTACTACGGTGATGAAGCTGGCGTCGAAGGCTACCGTGACCCGTACAACCGTAAAACATATCCGTGGGGACGTGAAGATAAGGGCCTCCTCGCGCATTATCAAACCGTCATCGGTCTTCGCAACGACCATGATGCACTCCGTACAGGCGACTGGGACTTATTTTCTGCCAATGATGATGTACTCGCCTACGGCAGACGCATCGTCGGCGGAAAAGATCGATTCGGCACCGAGCGCGAAGACGGAACCTTCATCGTGATGCTCAACCGCTCTGATGAAGAACAGACCGTCACCGTTGACGTGCGTGCATACAGCCACGGCAGACTTACAGACCTTCTCTCGGACATGACGGTGACAGTAGAACACGGCTGTATCACTGTTACCCTCGCGCCGTACCAAGGCGTCGTATTCCGCGAAGAAGAGGAAAGCAGATTCCGTCGTGCTTCGGGTATCCTCTGCCATCCGACGAGCCTTACGTCGCAGTACGGCATCGGTGACCTCGGCAAAGGTGCATTCGACTTTATCCGATTCTTATTCCAAGCGAGACAACGCTACTGGCAGATACTCCCCTTGACACCACCGCTCGACGGTGAGCTGTCACCGTATCAGTCGCAGAGCGCATTCGCAGGTAATCCCGCACTCATCTCGCTCGGCAAGCTCGTCACGATGGGGCTTCTGACCGTAGCCGACGTGCAGGAAGCCATGGACAAAGAAGGTAAACTGACGCTCATCGAAGCGACAGCGAATAAAAGAAGACTCCTTAAACGCGCATTCGATTCTAAGGCTTGGCAACAAATGGCACAGTCCGACGACTGGAACACCTTCTGCGCCGAAGAAGCAGAATGGCTCGACGACTACGCCCTCTACATGGCGATCAAAGAAGCATTCGGCGGAAAAGCATGGACAGCATGGGATGCAGACATTCGCGACCGTAAGCCGTCTGCCCTTGCCAAATGGAGAGAAAAACTTGCGCGTGAGATCGACTACTACCGATTCGAGCAGTACCTCTTTGAGCGTCAATGGCAAGAGCTTCGGATGCAGGCGCGTAGATTCGCCGTCAAAATCATCGGTGATCTGCCCATCTTCGTCGCGCATAACAGCGCCGACGTCTGGGCAAATCCGCACCTCTTTGAACTCGACGAAGTCGGTAGGCCGACCGCCGTCGCAGGCGTACCGCCCGACTACTTCAGCGAAGAAGGTCAGCTCTGGGGCAATCCGCTCTATCGCTGGGACGTCATGAAAAAAGACAACTATGCGTGGTGGACGATGCGTATGAAACGCACCCTCGCGCAGGTAGACATCGTTCGCCTCGATCACTTCCGCGGATTCGAAGCATATTGGCGCGTCGATGCCAATGAAAAGACTGCCATCAACGGGAAATGGGTCAAAGGCCCCTGCGAAGACCTCTTTATCGCACTTGAAAAAGCGTGCGGTAAGCTCCCCGTCATCGCAGAAGACCTCGGCACCATCACCGACGAAGTCAACGAACTTCGCATGAAACTCGGCTTGCCCGGTATGAAGATCCTTCACTTCGACCTCGATACACAGAGCGAAGTACCGCTCCGCGCGCCGAAAAACAGCGTCCTCTATACGGGCACGCACGACAACAACACGACCGTCGGCTGGCTCACAGAAGACCTTGCACCGCGCGACAGAGATGCCGTCCGCAGAGCACTCATGCGCACCGTCGGCGACGAAACGAGCGACGCACGCCTTGCCATTCGATTCGCATACGCATCGAACGCAGACACCGTCATCGTACCGATGCAGGACGTACTCGAACTTGGCACAACGGCTCGCATGAACCTCCCCGGCACCATCGAAGGCAACTGGTCCTGGCGTATGCCAAAAGGCTCCCTTACACAAGAAAGAGCCGCCTTCCTTCGTGGCATCACAAACGAATACGACAGATAAAAAGAACCCCCACCGAGAAAATAAACTCGGTGGGGGTTCTTATATGCGAGGAGAAGCCGTGATGTCGGCCAACGGTTAGTACTTGTGCGGAAGGGAATATGGGTAGCTGATATTAGGGTAAAGCTTAGAAAATCGCAGCGGCTTATACACGACCTTTTGCATCGCGTGAAGTGGTTCGGCAGAGATGCTCGGATGGCGATCAAATGCCCGCGACCAGCCCTTGGCTTCGAAGATCGTAGTCGAGGCTAAAGCGGTTTCTGTCGTATCAGCGACGATGGGAAGTGCAAACGCGTATCGTTTGATCTGACCCGGATAGAGACGTATCGGGTCATTTTTCAAGTAGAGTGACCAGGAGATCTTTTTTTGGGTGAAGAACATATCTTCATAGTCGGAAGTCATGGAGAGGTACGCTATCTTCTGCGGATGATCGGTGTTGTTATAAAAGGTCAGATAATAGACGATGCCATTTTTGATTGGTTCCATGTTTCCGAATATAAGAACGTCGGGGAGTTTAGCGTGATGTACGGTGGGAAGATATTGATAGTGTTTTTGTTTTACCCATTGCGTAAAACTCTTTTTGTCTCGATCATACATGTAGCGCAGGTCATCAATATCCAAGTCGGGATAATGTGCACATGCAGAATCTGGAGAGAGATGATCGTTGAGCGGAACGGGTATTTGGAGCGTTTTCGTTTCGTTCGGTTCCAGATCAAGCGGGATCGGAGAGGGGAGCGGAACAGTCTCGTTATGTGATGAATATTTTCCTGTCTGTGTATAAAGTCTTATATTTCGGAGCGTATGCAGTGTTTCAAAAGAGCGATTGGTAATGGTCAGCGTCAGAATACCTTTGTTAAGTGCAGTCGGTTCGACGCGAAAATCGATATCGACAGGAGTGATATCTATGATAGAAGGAAGGCTAAAAAAATAGGACAAGGTGCTGCCGTCAGACAGATAGAATCTGGTTTCCTCATGGGTAAAATGTGTAAAAGCAGGTTCTTTGGGAAGTGTGATGGTGTGCGTTGTCGATGAATGAGGCTCGATGCGAAGAACCCATTCGGGGGCGGGATCTCGTTTGGTGATAGCAGAGCTGTACGGCGTTCCGTCATGCGTGTAGAGTAAAACATTGGTACGGAGAACAGCCTCCTCGATCAGCTCGTCTGTCGGATTGGTAAACGTGTAGCGGATATGGTAGGTATCGCCTTCCATCCATTCATCTGATTCGATCGTGAGCTTATAGAGCGGTAAACTAAAGCGAGCCACCTCGTTTCCGCTTTGAATGAGGGCTAAGTGTTTTTCCTTATATGCTTCGAATGGTTTTGTTACAGACTCCTTCCATTCGTTGATCTCCTTCTCGCTCCATGCATCGGCTGCTGCACATGGCATGGCAAATCCTATCATCAGGCATATCGTAAGCAATAGTCGCATCATCATATCTGCATCCTCCTATTATTCGTTACCTATATTGTACCACAGAGCACGTATGTGGTGCAGGGGCAAAAGATGAGGAAATAAAAAAGAACGTACCGAGGTAAAGGTACGCTCTTTTTTATTTCATGGAAAGCTTCGTAAGCGGAGCGAAGGCAGATGGGCGCAAGACATTTTACAGATGTTCGACAAGCTCGATATTTGTTACAGGGGTGTAGAGAGCTTTTTCGGATGGTGTGAGTTTTTTCTGCTTAAATTCGACATCGTAATGAACGCGATATGTTTTGTCTTCATGCGATGCTTTTAGATGAAGGTCGTGGAAGCGAAGTGTATGTGCGACGTCTTGCGGAAGCGGTAAAGTGAAGGAGAACAGCTTTTCTTCGCCGGGGGCAATGGTAAGCGGGGCGGGGAGATGAGTATTATAGATATATCTGCTCAACGTATCATCCGCTCTGTAATAGGCAAGTTCGGAATATAAGGTAAAGGACGATAGTGGTATCGTATTGTTGTGCGGATTTTTGATACGCAGGTATCCGTACAATGTTGTACCATCCGTTTCGTATGTACCGCTTGCTTCGACCTGATTCAGACCATACTTATCGAAGATCGTCGGCGTGTAATAACGCACTTCATTTTTGGCATAATAATTTGCGTTATAGTCGATGCGGTCGTTGCGACTGAAACCGTGTAGATCGAAACAGTGTCTGGTACCATCAATGGTGGCGTACAACCACACGAACGCGAGCGGTAATGCTCGTGTCGATCTGTCGATAGACTGTGGTAAGCGATAGAAGGCTGTTTCTTGCGGCTTTAATGTGAGCGGAAGTGGCGAAGCATCAGTGTAATTAAATTCTTCATATTTCGAATCGGCGGCAGATGGCGAATTTTTTCTGAAATGATAGTTTACGTGTATTTCTCGTATATCAGAGATCGTTTTGGTCGGATGATGGTTCTTCATCGCAAGATAGACCTCACCTGATGGCAGCATGATCGGTGCCATAAGAACGTCGGGCAAGGGGCTTTCGTGCTCTAAGCCATGAGAAAGGGTCGATCGGTCTGTGAAATGAAATTCCGATCTGATATACTGAAGACAATCGAACGGTTCTTTGACGGGAAGTGGAAGGATAAAAGATTGGGCAGAATGTGGCGGAATTGTTAGCTTACGGATACCGTCACTGTATTGACCTCGGCCATCGAGTGAATTTTTCTGCGTATCCCATAAACGATAAAATACATTGATTCGGTCAATATTTTTTTCAATCATCTCATCTGTTGGATTGGTCATTGTGTATTGGACGTAATAAGTATTGCCATCGTACCAATCTTTCGTTTCGATGTGGAGCTTTGTCAAAGGGGAACTGATCGGCAAGTATTTCTGAAAGAAGTTTCCGTAATGATAGTAGGCGGGCCCGTACAGATATAATCCTGAATGTGCCCATCGTGAGTCTGTCCTATTTTGTACATGGTCTAATATCTGCTGGTAATTTTGCGGCACTTCAAACGGTACATCGACCTTCTCCTGTGCCCATGCGCACGGCATCATAAGTCCTATCATCACACATATCATAAAGAGCAACCTTATCATCATAACCGTAACCTCCCGTCGTTCGTTATCTATATTGTACCACAGAGCGCGGGCATCGTGGAGGTATGCGAGCAGAGACTAAAAAAGAACGTACCGCAGATGGGTACGTTCTTTTAGGTTGACGGGTGATATACGGATATACTTATAAAAAGACGGAAATATATTGCGTTATTGGCGGAGATATAGGAAGAGGTATGTGAAAAACGAGAGACTAGGCTCAATGAGATAAAAGCACAGAATCCTGACTGGGAACAGTGGGAACCATGGAAATTGGAAGAAAAAGCAAATGAGTCGTTGGATGAATGGGTCATCCAAGCAGTTGGAGAAAAGGCTATCGGAGCGATGCTTGGATATGTTACGAAAGCGTTTAACTTAAACGGTATCGAGCAGACTGCTCTCAATGCGGCATGGAAAACATTCGTTCAAGAAGCAGAAACGGGCAGATGGGAACGCGACATTACGAGATAGCTAATGACCAAGTGAATCAGTAGTCATCTACTATCATAGGACGGTCATATTGTGCTTTTTCAAGAGGGGAGAGCTTTTTAGGCGTGAAGATAATGCCGTAATGACTGAATCCATGATCGCTAAACATAAAAGCGTTTTCAAGGTGAGGAAATTTAATGACATTTTGCGAAAGTGGAACGGAGAAGGAGAGGAATGCTTCTTTTTTCGGGTCGATGATAAAATTCATTGGGTATTCGGCACTGAACGCAAATCCGTCCTGCGTGTTATCGGGGCTGCAATAGAAAAAACCAAATACTCCGTGGATATGAGAGAGAAGCATTCTTTTATTGTACGGATTCTTGATGCGCAGATATCCGTATAGGGTTGTGTCATCCGTCTCAAATGTACCGTGTGCTTCGTAAAAGTTCATACCGTGTTTATCATATACAGACGGTGTGTAGTAACGGGTGGAAGGTTTTGTGTAATGATCGGCGAGATAACCGTGTCGGAAATCTTTGTAGGGGAGTTCGGAGATAAATTCGTGCGAGATGCCTTCTATAGTGATC
Protein-coding regions in this window:
- the malQ gene encoding 4-alpha-glucanotransferase, which produces MRALHHSHQQYYRSPFGAAAVLRTVRIRLRVEASTLPKRVVLRLWKEKDGEQNIEMMARTEARGAVYEASVKMPSVPQLVWYYFVIETGKGVCYYGNKADGLGGEGHLSDKEPPAYQITVTKEGASTPAWWKDAVLYQIFPDRFCRSEGASLPVKTNGVYHLDWNDPPFYTKDSETGEVVEYDFFGGDLGGIRSKLSYLKELGISVLYLNPVFYSPSNHRYDTSDYRMIDPILGTNEDMEKLCAEAKEMGISILLDGVFSHTGADSKYFNKYGNFDSIGAYQSKKSPYAKWYRFNKYPKDYECWWGFGELPNVDEMCEDYRAYIISDRDSVLHSWHKAGIKGWRLDVADELPEEFIKEFYRELKAADPDNILLGEVWEDASNKVSYGMRREYFLGDDLDSVMNYPFRNIVLDFFGGKATAHEAGARLLSLAENYPAHYFYATMNLVGSHDVERALTVLGEAPAEATMTAFKRSRYQLSEKAYAKAKARLKLASLMQMTMPGVPSIYYGDEAGVEGYRDPYNRKTYPWGREDKGLLAHYQTVIGLRNDHDALRTGDWDLFSANDDVLAYGRRIVGGKDRFGTEREDGTFIVMLNRSDEEQTVTVDVRAYSHGRLTDLLSDMTVTVEHGCITVTLAPYQGVVFREEEESRFRRASGILCHPTSLTSQYGIGDLGKGAFDFIRFLFQARQRYWQILPLTPPLDGELSPYQSQSAFAGNPALISLGKLVTMGLLTVADVQEAMDKEGKLTLIEATANKRRLLKRAFDSKAWQQMAQSDDWNTFCAEEAEWLDDYALYMAIKEAFGGKAWTAWDADIRDRKPSALAKWREKLAREIDYYRFEQYLFERQWQELRMQARRFAVKIIGDLPIFVAHNSADVWANPHLFELDEVGRPTAVAGVPPDYFSEEGQLWGNPLYRWDVMKKDNYAWWTMRMKRTLAQVDIVRLDHFRGFEAYWRVDANEKTAINGKWVKGPCEDLFIALEKACGKLPVIAEDLGTITDEVNELRMKLGLPGMKILHFDLDTQSEVPLRAPKNSVLYTGTHDNNTTVGWLTEDLAPRDRDAVRRALMRTVGDETSDARLAIRFAYASNADTVIVPMQDVLELGTTARMNLPGTIEGNWSWRMPKGSLTQERAAFLRGITNEYDR